Proteins encoded by one window of Salmonirosea aquatica:
- the pnuC gene encoding nicotinamide riboside transporter PnuC: MIDWLNQSWEIASFVTTPLEILGFVTGAVCVYLNTQQNVWGWFFGIINAILYAFVFLEARLYADMSLQGYYFVTSIYGWWMWLYGGKNHQALPVARTPAKLYGLFILLFLMATAAWGFLLNRYTDASLSYVDSALTAASLLGQWMMARKYLENWLVWIIADACYVGMYIYKDLHLTALLYAVFLGLAVMGYLQWRRALVAANPEIR; this comes from the coding sequence ATGATCGACTGGTTAAATCAATCCTGGGAAATAGCGTCATTCGTAACTACCCCTCTCGAAATCCTGGGCTTCGTGACGGGTGCTGTTTGTGTGTACCTCAACACACAGCAGAACGTGTGGGGCTGGTTTTTCGGAATTATCAATGCAATATTATATGCCTTCGTGTTTCTGGAAGCGCGCCTGTACGCCGACATGAGCTTACAGGGGTATTATTTCGTCACAAGTATCTACGGCTGGTGGATGTGGCTCTACGGGGGCAAAAACCATCAGGCCCTACCAGTAGCCCGAACGCCTGCCAAACTCTACGGTCTTTTCATACTCCTTTTCTTGATGGCTACAGCGGCCTGGGGATTTCTACTTAATCGCTATACAGACGCCAGCCTGAGCTATGTAGATTCCGCTCTGACGGCGGCCAGTCTGCTCGGCCAGTGGATGATGGCCCGCAAGTACCTCGAAAACTGGCTGGTGTGGATCATAGCGGACGCCTGCTATGTAGGTATGTACATCTATAAAGACTTGCACTTAACGGCCTTGCTGTACGCCGTTTTTCTAGGGCTGGCGGTGATGGGGTACTTGCAATGGCGCCGGGCTTTGGTAGCCGCTAACCCTGAAATACGCTAG
- a CDS encoding barstar family protein, with protein MKNTHFLFIAPGVDPAAAFPGWRLAQIEGAQAKTTKAFYSQIAEALDFPDYFGHNLDSLDELLNDLQWIKEDKIVLFIQDSAAWLSAEKSDDKLTTLIDLLEATAEDWKWLDEDEENDLAKKELRILFEDSPRIRTLLEEQEIPFGVVG; from the coding sequence GTGAAAAATACTCATTTCCTCTTTATTGCGCCGGGCGTCGATCCGGCAGCAGCCTTTCCGGGCTGGCGTCTGGCCCAAATCGAGGGCGCACAGGCTAAAACGACGAAGGCTTTCTACAGTCAGATAGCCGAAGCACTCGATTTTCCGGATTATTTCGGGCACAACCTGGATTCACTGGACGAACTACTCAATGATTTGCAGTGGATTAAGGAGGACAAAATCGTCCTTTTCATTCAGGATAGTGCCGCCTGGCTATCGGCTGAAAAATCCGACGACAAACTAACTACCCTTATCGATCTGCTGGAGGCTACCGCCGAAGATTGGAAATGGCTCGATGAGGACGAGGAAAACGACCTGGCAAAAAAGGAATTGCGTATCCTTTTTGAGGATAGTCCTCGTATTCGTACACTGCTCGAAGAACAGGAAATCCCGTTTGGCGTGGTAGGCTAG
- the mfd gene encoding transcription-repair coupling factor — protein MEVKDLLTLYGSDSYVQLLASQIQHPSTDDRVQIKGLVGSLDAVVAAALQRRQGTHLSLYVLSDRDEAAYFQNDLQSLLGAEDILFYPTSYKRPYQYEETDNASVLMRAEILNKLNVAKVPPLQIVTYPEALFEKVINKRSLLANTFTVKVGEKLDPSFLTEFLHEYGFEMTDFVFEAGQFSLRGGIVDVYSYASEYPFRIELFGDEVESLRSFDPETQLSVESVRQINIVPDIQQKLEFESRESFLSFLPETAILWFKDVELTLEIIEKSFEKAEQALAQVTGGGVQVVSNPDALYETRRGFLNRIKTFKTVEFGRRFYFKNENKIQYSSRPQPSFNKDFNRLIENLTENQAQGYLSLIAAEQPKQLDRLERVFEDIDPNVKFRPLNIALREGFIDEQLKLVCYTDHQIFARYHKYKLKVKFNKSKAITLKDLKTLQPGDFVTHVDYGIGRFAGMEKQEVNGQEQDAVRLVYRDNDLLYVSVHNLHKIAKYTGKEGTPPAMSKLGSGEWDAKKSRVKKQLKDIAHELIALYAKRREAPGFSFGHDNFMQAELESSFLYEDTPDQAKATNDVKDDMEKSHPMDRLVCGDVGFGKTEVAIRAAFKAVCDSKQVAVLVPTTILAMQHYKTFCERLADFPARVGYINRFKSSKEIKDTLKEVAEGRIDILIGTHRILNKDVKFKDLGLLIVDEEQKFGVKAKDRLKEMRVNVDVLTLTATPIPRTLHFSLMGARDLSVIATPPPNRQPVTTEVHSFSEEFIRDAVSFELQRGGQVFFVHNRVSDIESIGNIILRLVPEARIGVAHGQMEGDRLERVMMRFIEGDYDVLVSTNIIESGIDIPNANTIIINSAHMFGLSDLHQMRGRVGRSNRKAFCYLLTPAISTLTSDSRKRLQTLEEFSELGDGFKVAMRDLDIRGAGNLLGAEQSGFVNDLGYELYHKMLDEAVKELKENEFKDLFATALGVPQDLLPDCQIETDLATLIPEAYVKNISERLSLYTRLDNLKGEDELTAFETELSDRFGTLPLEVQNLLKTVRLRLAAENLHFEKLTLKNNTMKGYFVSSQNDRFFQSPRFGKVIEYIQNNPKRTALKDNKGKLSLSWQEVKTLDEALRILDELNK, from the coding sequence TTGGAAGTAAAAGATCTTCTAACCCTATACGGCAGCGATAGCTACGTACAGCTCCTCGCCAGCCAAATCCAACATCCGTCCACCGACGACCGTGTACAAATAAAGGGATTGGTCGGTAGCCTCGACGCCGTAGTAGCCGCCGCACTGCAGCGCCGCCAAGGTACCCATCTATCGCTTTATGTACTCAGCGACCGCGATGAGGCGGCCTATTTTCAGAATGACTTGCAAAGCCTGCTCGGCGCGGAGGATATCCTGTTTTATCCTACTTCCTACAAGCGTCCTTACCAGTACGAAGAAACGGATAACGCCAGTGTGCTGATGCGCGCCGAAATCCTGAATAAGCTCAACGTAGCCAAGGTACCCCCGTTACAAATCGTAACCTACCCCGAGGCTCTTTTCGAAAAGGTGATCAATAAACGGTCGCTGCTGGCGAACACTTTCACGGTGAAGGTAGGTGAAAAGCTCGATCCAAGTTTTCTGACGGAATTTCTGCACGAGTACGGTTTCGAAATGACCGATTTTGTGTTCGAGGCCGGCCAGTTTTCGTTACGCGGCGGTATCGTGGATGTGTATTCCTACGCCAGTGAGTACCCCTTTCGCATCGAATTGTTTGGTGATGAGGTCGAGAGCCTGCGCTCGTTCGACCCCGAAACCCAGCTGTCTGTGGAGTCAGTCAGACAAATCAATATTGTCCCGGACATCCAGCAAAAACTGGAATTCGAATCGCGGGAATCCTTCCTCAGTTTCTTACCCGAAACGGCCATACTGTGGTTCAAGGACGTCGAGTTGACGCTGGAAATTATTGAAAAATCATTTGAAAAAGCGGAACAGGCCCTGGCGCAAGTGACAGGCGGCGGTGTCCAAGTGGTTTCGAATCCGGATGCCCTGTACGAAACGCGGCGCGGTTTTCTCAATCGGATCAAAACCTTCAAGACCGTGGAATTCGGGCGGCGGTTTTATTTCAAGAACGAAAACAAAATTCAGTACAGCTCGCGTCCGCAGCCTTCGTTTAACAAAGACTTCAACCGGCTCATTGAAAACCTGACCGAAAACCAGGCGCAGGGGTACCTTAGCCTCATCGCCGCCGAACAGCCCAAACAACTCGATCGCTTGGAGCGCGTCTTCGAGGACATCGATCCCAACGTCAAGTTCCGCCCACTGAACATCGCTTTACGGGAAGGCTTTATCGATGAGCAGCTCAAACTGGTCTGCTACACCGACCACCAGATTTTCGCGCGCTACCATAAATATAAGCTCAAGGTAAAATTCAACAAGTCGAAGGCGATTACGCTGAAAGACCTGAAAACCCTGCAACCCGGCGATTTTGTCACACACGTGGACTACGGCATCGGACGGTTTGCGGGCATGGAAAAACAGGAGGTCAACGGTCAGGAACAGGATGCCGTGCGGCTGGTATACCGCGACAACGATCTGCTGTATGTGAGCGTGCATAACCTGCACAAAATTGCCAAGTACACCGGTAAGGAAGGTACCCCTCCGGCCATGAGCAAGCTCGGTTCGGGCGAGTGGGACGCTAAGAAAAGCCGCGTCAAGAAGCAACTCAAAGACATTGCCCACGAGCTGATTGCCCTCTACGCCAAGCGGCGCGAAGCGCCCGGCTTTTCCTTTGGTCACGACAATTTCATGCAGGCCGAACTCGAATCGTCTTTTCTTTACGAAGATACCCCCGACCAGGCCAAAGCTACCAACGATGTGAAGGACGACATGGAAAAATCGCACCCGATGGACCGGCTGGTGTGCGGCGATGTGGGTTTTGGCAAAACCGAGGTAGCTATCCGCGCGGCCTTCAAGGCGGTCTGCGATAGCAAGCAGGTAGCCGTCCTGGTACCTACGACCATTCTGGCGATGCAGCATTACAAGACCTTTTGTGAGCGGCTGGCCGATTTTCCGGCCAGGGTAGGGTACATCAATCGTTTCAAGAGCAGCAAGGAAATTAAAGATACGTTGAAAGAAGTGGCCGAAGGCCGAATCGATATCCTGATTGGTACCCACCGGATCTTGAATAAGGACGTGAAGTTCAAGGACCTGGGCCTCCTCATCGTGGATGAAGAGCAGAAGTTTGGGGTAAAGGCTAAGGATCGGTTGAAGGAAATGCGGGTGAATGTGGACGTACTTACGCTGACGGCTACGCCTATTCCGCGTACCCTGCACTTCTCGCTCATGGGTGCCCGTGACTTATCCGTCATCGCCACACCGCCGCCCAATCGGCAACCCGTCACGACGGAGGTACATTCGTTCAGCGAGGAATTCATTCGTGATGCCGTCAGTTTCGAACTCCAGCGCGGCGGTCAGGTTTTCTTCGTTCATAATCGCGTCAGCGACATTGAGTCCATTGGCAACATCATCTTGCGACTGGTACCTGAAGCCCGCATCGGGGTAGCGCACGGACAAATGGAGGGTGATCGCCTCGAGCGCGTGATGATGCGCTTCATCGAAGGCGATTATGACGTACTGGTTTCGACCAATATCATCGAGTCGGGCATCGATATTCCTAATGCCAATACCATTATCATTAATTCCGCCCATATGTTCGGGTTATCCGATCTGCACCAGATGCGGGGTAGGGTAGGGCGTTCTAACCGGAAGGCTTTTTGCTATCTGTTGACACCGGCTATTTCTACGCTTACCAGCGATTCACGCAAGCGTTTGCAGACGTTGGAAGAGTTCTCAGAGCTCGGTGACGGTTTCAAAGTCGCGATGCGCGACCTCGACATCCGGGGTGCTGGTAATTTGCTGGGAGCCGAGCAAAGTGGCTTTGTAAATGATCTGGGCTATGAGCTTTACCATAAAATGCTCGACGAGGCCGTGAAGGAGCTAAAAGAAAACGAATTTAAAGATTTATTCGCCACCGCGTTGGGGGTACCTCAGGACCTGCTGCCCGATTGCCAGATTGAAACTGATTTGGCTACTTTGATCCCCGAAGCTTATGTAAAGAATATTTCGGAAAGGTTGTCGTTATATACCCGCCTGGATAACCTGAAAGGCGAAGATGAGTTGACAGCCTTCGAAACGGAACTCAGTGACCGTTTTGGTACTTTACCCCTTGAAGTTCAGAATCTTTTGAAGACGGTACGTCTGCGTCTGGCCGCAGAAAACCTTCATTTCGAAAAACTGACTTTGAAAAACAATACCATGAAAGGATACTTCGTTTCTTCCCAGAACGATCGATTCTTTCAGTCGCCGCGGTTTGGCAAAGTCATTGAATACATTCAGAACAATCCCAAACGGACGGCTTTGAAAGATAATAAAGGAAAACTCTCTCTTTCCTGGCAGGAAGTAAAAACCCTCGACGAAGCTTTACGTATATTGGATGAATTGAATAAGTAA
- a CDS encoding ring-cleaving dioxygenase: MTPLINGLHHVTALASDAQRNVDFYVGILGLRMVKKTVNFDAPDVYHLYYGDETGSPGTILTFFPYAGLQRGRKGGGQLTYTAFSIPTASLSYWMDRLTQFNIPFAGPYRRFDENYLRFEDYDGMGVELVATAQDTRPGWDNGKIPVEYAVRGFHTVSLNEFNIDRTVALLTNPMQHTLVAEENGVFRFQVGAGGPGNFVDVVHTPKDVRALQGAGSVHHVAFATDSDDSQLEIREQLLSTGYQPTGVLDRQYFHSIYYREPGGILFEIATNPPGFAVDEAVDSLGTSLKLPEWYEPRRAKIEAELPALVTEEK; the protein is encoded by the coding sequence ATGACTCCTTTAATCAACGGCCTCCACCATGTCACGGCACTGGCTAGTGACGCTCAACGCAATGTAGATTTCTACGTAGGTATCCTGGGCCTCAGGATGGTTAAAAAAACGGTCAATTTTGATGCGCCGGATGTCTACCATCTTTACTATGGCGATGAAACAGGCTCGCCGGGTACCATCCTGACGTTTTTCCCTTATGCGGGATTGCAACGAGGCCGTAAAGGCGGCGGACAGCTGACCTATACCGCTTTTTCTATTCCTACGGCTTCTCTAAGCTACTGGATGGATCGTTTGACGCAGTTTAATATTCCATTTGCGGGACCATACCGCCGCTTCGATGAAAACTACCTGCGCTTCGAGGATTATGACGGCATGGGCGTTGAGTTGGTAGCGACTGCACAGGATACCCGCCCCGGCTGGGATAATGGCAAGATACCGGTGGAGTACGCCGTACGTGGTTTTCATACGGTTTCGCTGAACGAATTCAATATCGATCGCACGGTGGCATTGCTCACCAATCCCATGCAACACACCCTGGTTGCGGAAGAAAACGGTGTTTTCCGGTTCCAGGTTGGTGCGGGTGGACCGGGTAATTTTGTGGATGTGGTTCACACACCCAAAGACGTGCGGGCTTTGCAGGGTGCGGGATCGGTACATCACGTGGCTTTTGCCACTGATTCCGATGACAGCCAGTTGGAAATTCGGGAGCAGCTATTGTCGACGGGTTATCAGCCAACTGGTGTATTAGACCGCCAATATTTCCACAGTATCTATTACCGCGAGCCGGGAGGTATCCTATTCGAGATCGCCACTAACCCACCGGGATTCGCGGTAGACGAAGCCGTGGATTCTCTAGGTACGTCACTCAAACTACCCGAATGGTATGAACCCAGGCGCGCCAAAATTGAAGCGGAATTACCTGCTTTGGTGACAGAGGAAAAATAA
- a CDS encoding alpha/beta hydrolase — MMHGRGSSAQDILSLADYIEHDSIAFVAPQASQGTWYPYSFLAPIEQNEPGLSSALNVVESIVAQLHDQSGFAYEDIYLLGFSQGACLTLEYVARHPRRFGGVFGLSGGLIGPEGMLPRYEGDMAQTPVFLGCSDVDFHIPKERVLESERIFTALKANVQTKLYKNFGHTVNDDELIVVNRVIASANF; from the coding sequence ATGATGCATGGCCGTGGCTCGAGTGCTCAGGATATTCTGTCGTTGGCCGACTATATCGAGCACGACAGTATCGCCTTTGTCGCCCCACAGGCTAGTCAGGGTACCTGGTACCCCTATTCTTTTCTGGCCCCCATCGAACAGAACGAGCCCGGACTTTCCTCCGCGCTCAATGTGGTTGAAAGCATCGTAGCGCAGCTCCATGACCAATCGGGCTTTGCCTATGAGGACATTTATTTATTGGGATTTTCGCAGGGAGCCTGTCTGACCCTGGAATACGTTGCCCGCCATCCCCGGCGCTTCGGTGGAGTTTTTGGGTTGAGCGGAGGATTAATCGGTCCGGAAGGAATGCTGCCCCGGTACGAAGGAGATATGGCACAGACCCCGGTTTTTCTGGGATGTAGCGATGTGGATTTTCACATTCCCAAAGAGCGGGTTCTTGAATCGGAACGTATATTCACGGCGCTAAAGGCAAACGTTCAGACAAAACTTTACAAAAATTTTGGCCATACGGTCAACGATGATGAGCTGATTGTTGTTAACAGGGTAATTGCCTCCGCTAATTTTTGA
- the gldJ gene encoding gliding motility lipoprotein GldJ, translated as MRSMGIRTLALVLMVLVVASSCKKKNPTSLKPGKTSSKTGLAYNGEDGFEVKQYKALPAGPDLVFIEGGRFTMGSLEEDVMGTRDNLERTVSIQSFYMDETEVANVHYLEYLNAVQRDSSEEFYRRALPDTNVWFNELSFNDSYVTMYLRHPGFRLYPVVGVTWGQATDYCTWRTDAVSQSMSAKGTSAGTKKKGISLGKKKKAAQAEVATAASPSSMSVESGYVLPPYRLPTEAEWEYAAKGMIGTQYADENQSNQRIYPWDGSTLRQPRGKSKGTMLANFKRGKGDYAGIAGRSNDGAIITQEIRSYPANDYGLYDMAGNVNEWVQDVYRPLSYMDFNDLNSLRRDGYQDEAKNYDSKNSNSLISDKVRVYKGGSWADVAYWMSPGTRRFMEQDSATSTVGFRCAMIATGSTGKPR; from the coding sequence ATGCGTAGTATGGGTATTCGAACGCTGGCCTTAGTGCTGATGGTGCTGGTGGTAGCCAGTTCGTGTAAGAAGAAAAATCCGACCAGCCTCAAACCGGGAAAAACCAGTTCTAAGACGGGTTTGGCCTACAACGGAGAGGATGGATTTGAAGTGAAGCAGTACAAAGCCCTTCCCGCTGGACCTGATTTGGTATTCATCGAAGGAGGCCGTTTCACTATGGGCTCTCTCGAGGAGGACGTCATGGGTACCCGCGACAACCTGGAGCGTACCGTGAGTATTCAGTCCTTTTATATGGACGAAACTGAGGTGGCCAATGTCCACTATCTGGAATATCTTAATGCCGTACAGCGCGATTCTTCCGAGGAATTCTACCGTCGGGCGCTTCCAGATACCAATGTTTGGTTCAACGAGTTGTCGTTTAACGATTCGTATGTTACGATGTACCTTCGCCACCCTGGCTTCCGGTTGTATCCGGTGGTTGGCGTGACATGGGGGCAGGCAACGGACTATTGCACTTGGCGTACTGACGCTGTAAGCCAATCGATGTCGGCCAAAGGTACTTCTGCAGGTACTAAGAAAAAGGGAATTTCCTTAGGTAAGAAAAAGAAGGCTGCCCAGGCTGAGGTGGCTACTGCCGCTTCTCCGTCCAGCATGTCAGTCGAAAGTGGCTATGTATTGCCTCCCTACCGCCTTCCTACCGAAGCTGAATGGGAGTATGCGGCAAAAGGTATGATTGGTACCCAATATGCTGATGAGAACCAATCCAACCAACGGATTTATCCCTGGGATGGCTCTACGTTGCGTCAGCCCCGTGGCAAAAGCAAAGGTACCATGCTAGCCAACTTTAAGCGTGGAAAGGGTGACTATGCCGGTATCGCCGGACGTTCAAACGACGGAGCAATCATTACTCAGGAAATACGCTCTTATCCGGCCAATGACTACGGTTTATACGACATGGCAGGTAACGTAAATGAATGGGTACAGGACGTATATCGTCCCCTTTCTTACATGGATTTCAACGACCTGAATTCCCTGCGTCGTGACGGTTATCAGGATGAGGCCAAGAATTACGATTCCAAAAACAGCAATTCATTGATCAGTGATAAAGTCCGGGTGTACAAAGGAGGTTCCTGGGCTGACGTAGCTTATTGGATGTCGCCCGGTACGCGTCGTTTTATGGAGCAGGATTCAGCCACCTCTACGGTTGGTTTCCGTTGCGCTATGA
- a CDS encoding ribonuclease domain-containing protein has product MPNLKKHGFFRLLGRLTILIALGLVGCRSNSDSNTQEEPAGIAKAIASDTATPTPIQPPTQPDTIAVKAPAMRTTTQETIPSKVREVLNYVREHDRAPAGYVGGRPFGNYENLLPKTTAQGKPIKYREWDVDPKKADQNRGAERLVTGSDGRAWYTRDHYNSFVEVKAKAALLEQ; this is encoded by the coding sequence ATGCCTAACTTAAAAAAACATGGTTTCTTCCGTCTACTGGGGCGACTGACGATACTGATCGCCTTGGGCCTGGTAGGTTGTCGCTCCAATTCGGATAGTAATACCCAGGAAGAACCCGCTGGAATCGCCAAAGCCATTGCTTCAGACACTGCTACCCCAACTCCGATTCAGCCTCCCACTCAACCGGATACCATAGCCGTGAAGGCACCCGCTATGCGTACCACCACGCAGGAAACCATACCTTCAAAGGTTAGGGAGGTACTCAATTACGTACGTGAGCATGACCGCGCTCCGGCGGGGTACGTAGGTGGACGTCCGTTTGGCAATTATGAGAATCTGTTGCCCAAGACTACCGCCCAGGGAAAGCCCATCAAGTATCGGGAATGGGATGTGGATCCAAAGAAAGCGGACCAAAATCGCGGAGCCGAGCGGCTTGTGACGGGCTCGGATGGCCGGGCCTGGTATACGCGCGACCATTACAATTCTTTTGTGGAAGTAAAGGCCAAAGCAGCCCTGTTGGAACAATAA
- a CDS encoding muconolactone Delta-isomerase family protein, which yields MSQFMVEIQLPAIMTEEFVSKVPAQRQMVNDLMEQGTLMSYALTADRTKLWCVVKAESEIEVMSIVSDFPLIDYMSPTISELMFNNVVALRLPLFSLN from the coding sequence ATGAGCCAATTCATGGTAGAGATACAACTTCCGGCCATTATGACCGAAGAATTTGTGAGCAAAGTGCCCGCCCAGCGGCAAATGGTCAACGACCTGATGGAGCAGGGGACACTCATGTCCTACGCCCTGACGGCCGACCGTACTAAACTGTGGTGTGTGGTAAAAGCAGAAAGTGAGATCGAAGTGATGAGTATTGTTTCGGATTTTCCCCTTATTGATTATATGAGCCCCACGATTTCGGAACTGATGTTCAACAACGTAGTGGCTTTGCGCCTACCTCTTTTTTCCTTAAACTAA
- a CDS encoding TonB-dependent receptor, with the protein MRKVTTYLLICTLYFGYSITIHAQQTYSGQVKDAEDGTPLPGASVRAGTYQGTTTNADGRFVLSNVSESIDNLEISFIGFETKKIPLQNFPENSVILLQRSVFNADEVIVSATRVTDRTGMAYSNVSAEAIEKQNLGQDIPVLLNFTPSLVSTSDAGAGVGYTGIRIRGTDATRINVTVNGIPYNDAESQGVFWVNMPDFASSVSSIQIQRGVGTSTNGAGAFGATVNVSTNEFRREAYAELLNSYGSFNTRKHTVKVGSGLLNGKFTVDARLSQVASDGFVDRASSDLRSYYLSGGYFGKKSFVRLNVFSGKEVTYQSWNGSPESRVNGDREGMLAYIDRNGLNDRDAQNLLNSDSRTYNYYTYDNEVDNYKQDHYQLVSSHTLNKYLTLNLNGFLVRGLGYYEQYRDDDDLENYKIPNVVVGNDTITTTDLIRRRWLDNYFYGTTFSLDYNSFKKVTANFGGGLNKYDGDHYGEVIWARYAGNSSIRQRYYTNSGIKTDFNLYAKVYYQFTDRLNAFADAQIRQVGHTILGEENSGNQFDFDKSFTFFNPKAGLNYQLSERSTAYASYSIGHREPNRDDFTESTTQIRPEPEMLRDLEAGFRTQSTRLAFSANYYFMDYKNQLVLTGQVNDVGNSIRVNVPKSYRMGIELEGGIALNRSWKWNANATFSQNKIANFTEYVVDYDNGGYQEIKHGKTDISFSPNVIVGSQLTYTPVKNVELALLTKYVGKQYLDNTSSEDRTLDAYLTNDIRLIWTLTPRWAKQISVTALFNNILDETYSSNGYTYGYIYGGRIQENFYYPQAGRNFLVGLNLKF; encoded by the coding sequence ATGCGAAAAGTTACGACCTATCTTTTGATTTGTACCCTTTACTTTGGGTACAGTATCACAATTCATGCCCAGCAAACTTACAGCGGGCAAGTCAAAGACGCCGAAGACGGCACACCCCTGCCCGGTGCCAGCGTCCGGGCTGGAACCTACCAGGGTACCACGACCAATGCCGACGGACGGTTTGTGCTTTCTAATGTTTCTGAAAGCATAGACAACCTCGAAATCTCATTTATTGGTTTTGAAACAAAAAAAATTCCCCTTCAGAATTTTCCTGAAAACTCCGTCATTTTACTACAACGTTCGGTTTTCAATGCCGACGAGGTTATTGTCAGCGCTACCCGAGTGACGGACCGTACCGGCATGGCTTATTCCAACGTGAGCGCCGAAGCCATTGAAAAGCAGAATCTGGGCCAGGATATTCCGGTGTTGCTCAACTTCACACCATCACTGGTAAGTACCAGCGACGCCGGAGCGGGTGTGGGCTACACGGGTATTCGCATCCGGGGTACCGATGCCACACGCATTAATGTGACGGTCAATGGTATCCCCTACAACGATGCCGAAAGCCAGGGTGTTTTCTGGGTCAATATGCCCGATTTCGCCTCGTCGGTCAGCAGTATTCAAATCCAGCGGGGCGTAGGTACCTCTACCAATGGCGCCGGGGCTTTCGGGGCCACGGTGAACGTAAGTACCAACGAATTTCGCCGTGAAGCCTATGCCGAACTGCTGAATTCCTACGGTTCGTTCAATACACGCAAGCACACCGTCAAGGTAGGCTCAGGCCTGCTAAACGGTAAATTTACGGTAGATGCCCGGCTTTCGCAGGTAGCATCGGACGGTTTTGTCGATCGCGCCAGCAGTGATCTGCGCTCGTATTATTTGTCGGGCGGGTACTTTGGCAAGAAAAGCTTCGTACGACTCAACGTCTTCTCGGGTAAGGAAGTGACCTACCAGTCGTGGAATGGCAGCCCGGAATCACGGGTGAACGGTGATCGCGAGGGGATGCTGGCCTACATCGACCGAAACGGCCTCAACGATCGCGATGCACAGAATCTGCTGAATTCGGATAGCCGCACCTACAACTACTACACCTACGACAACGAAGTAGACAATTACAAGCAGGACCATTACCAGCTGGTATCGTCCCATACGCTCAACAAGTACCTGACACTGAATCTGAACGGATTTCTGGTACGCGGTCTGGGCTATTATGAGCAGTACCGCGACGATGACGATCTGGAAAATTATAAAATCCCGAATGTAGTGGTAGGCAACGACACCATCACCACCACCGACCTGATCCGCCGCCGCTGGCTGGACAACTATTTCTACGGGACTACCTTCTCGCTGGATTACAATAGTTTCAAGAAAGTTACGGCCAATTTTGGCGGTGGCCTCAACAAGTACGACGGTGACCATTACGGTGAGGTAATCTGGGCGCGGTACGCGGGCAACAGCAGCATCCGGCAGCGGTACTATACGAATAGTGGTATCAAAACTGACTTCAATCTGTACGCCAAGGTGTACTACCAATTCACCGATCGACTCAATGCCTTTGCCGATGCGCAGATTCGGCAGGTAGGTCATACTATTTTGGGGGAAGAAAATTCGGGCAATCAATTTGATTTTGACAAATCCTTCACCTTCTTCAATCCCAAAGCCGGACTGAACTACCAGCTATCGGAGCGCAGCACGGCCTATGCATCGTATAGTATTGGTCACCGCGAGCCCAACCGCGATGATTTTACCGAATCCACGACGCAAATTCGACCAGAACCCGAAATGCTGCGCGATCTGGAAGCAGGCTTCCGTACTCAAAGTACCCGGTTGGCGTTTTCGGCCAATTACTATTTCATGGATTACAAAAATCAGCTGGTACTGACGGGGCAGGTCAACGATGTGGGCAACTCCATCCGGGTCAATGTACCGAAGAGTTACCGCATGGGCATCGAACTGGAAGGCGGCATCGCCCTGAACCGAAGCTGGAAATGGAATGCCAATGCGACGTTCAGCCAGAACAAGATTGCGAATTTTACGGAGTACGTCGTGGATTACGACAACGGCGGGTACCAGGAAATCAAGCACGGCAAGACGGATATTTCGTTTTCGCCCAATGTGATTGTGGGAAGTCAGTTGACCTATACCCCCGTTAAAAATGTAGAGTTGGCGCTACTGACCAAGTATGTCGGCAAGCAGTACCTTGACAATACGTCCAGCGAAGACCGTACCCTCGACGCCTATCTGACCAATGATATTCGTTTGATCTGGACGCTCACGCCCCGCTGGGCGAAGCAAATCAGCGTCACCGCGCTCTTTAACAATATCCTGGACGAAACCTATTCTTCCAACGGCTACACCTATGGGTACATCTACGGCGGTCGGATCCAGGAGAATTTCTACTACCCGCAGGCGGGGCGGAATTTTCTGGTGGGGTTGAATTTGAAGTTTTAG